The Cloeon dipterum chromosome 3, ieCloDipt1.1, whole genome shotgun sequence genome includes a region encoding these proteins:
- the Ipp gene encoding inositol polyphosphate 1-phosphatase isoform X2 — MLANMKSFLQAIINVSEKAANIARACRREVQLFRLLVQEKSNEEKNQRFVQDFKTLADVLIQETVKHELGSKFPELIGFIQGEESNVFTNTLGETIEVKIMASQEDTAELLSKVLDGDRSAADLLALEVHRDVIIDSDIPQELNDTNNLLPMDTIGIWIDPIDSTAEYIQGTECSPDSHDIYVCGLRCVTVLIGAYNRKSGEPMIGVVNQPFFLENGDSWRGTFYWGVSCEGTVRNSFSAPPSPTSTVVLSGSETDALKENLAKHFELVEAAGAGYKLLSVARGLADIYILSRGSTFRHL, encoded by the exons ATGCTGGCCAACATGAAGAGCTTTCTACAGGCCATCATCAATGTGTCCGAGAAGGCGGCCAACATTGCCCGCGCGTGTCGCAGGGAAGTACAGCTCTTCAGGCTTCTCGTTCAGGAAAAGAGCAACGAGGAAAAAAACCAGCGCTTTGTGCAGGACTTCAAAACGCTGGCCGACGTTCTCATTCAGGAAACAGTCAAACATGAGCTGGGATCTAag ttCCCCGAGTTGATCGGCTTCATCCAAGGCGAGGAGTCAAATGTGTTCACCAACACGCTGGGCGAGACCATCGAAGTGAAAATAATGGCAAGCCAAGAAGACACGGCCGAACTCTTGAGCAAA GTCTTAGACGGGGACAGAAGCGCCGCTGACCTATTGGCCCTCGAAGTCCACAGAGATGTGATTATTGATTCTGATATTCCTCAAGAACTTAACGATACAAACAATTTGCTTCCCATGGACACCATAGGCATATGGATCGATCCAATcg ATTCGACAGCTGAGTATATTCAAGGCACAGAATGTTCACCTGACTCGCACGACATTTATGTTTGTGGACTCAGATGTGTTACCGTTCTCATTGGAGCCTACAATAGGAAATCTGGAGAGCCTATGATTGGGGTTGTAAACCAACCTTTCTTCCTAGAAAATGGTGATag TTGGCGGGGTACTTTTTATTGGGGTGTGAGCTGCGAGGGCACGGTTCGTAACTCGTTTAGCGCGCCTCCTTCACCAACCAGCACAGTCGTTCTAAGTGGAAGCGAAACTGATGCACTAAAAGAAAACCTGGCCAAACATTTTGAGCTAGTCGAAGCTGCAGGCGCGGGCTACAAGCTTCTAAGTGTTGCTCGGGGATTAGCTGACATTTATATTCTATCAAGAGGATCTACTTTCAG ACATCTATGA
- the LOC135939985 gene encoding asparagine synthetase [glutamine-hydrolyzing]-like yields MCGIWAVFGVQVDPSMHHQTVVKITHRGPDAWRTECDNRLKSGCLGFHRLTINDSLCGMQPMRRASNPHHTLLCNGEIYNGQRLRDEFGFEYESKCDVECILHLYEKHGADGTAKYLDGVFAFCLVDTLNRRVILARDPFGVRPLFRITGPGGVLAVCSEAKGLIAMKGEEEWRMDPFLPGYFEEYELNSEGGAALIRKEQFYVIGDKPHYSLAVPEEEITDDMYSNIRTLLTSAVQKRLLSDRRIGCLLSGGLDSSLVAALLVQIAKDTGLKYQVQTFSIGMGDESPDLLAARKVAAHIGSEHHEVIFTEEDVSSALDSVLYHLETSDITTVRASIPMFLLSRYIKENTDSTVIFSGEGADEVAQGYIYFRDAPSAEEAHEESLRLLNELYIYDVLRSDRSTAAHSLEVRVPFLDHQFSSYYLSLPKDLRQPQNGVEKYILRKAFDEADLLPHDILWRHKEAFSDGVASKKKPIFKILQEVVEPLVASEELEEAAERFPHCTPKTKEAFYYRRAFEENFPGQDHWLPYFWMPRWSEADDPSAQFISHYAAE; encoded by the exons ATGTGTGGTATCTGGGCCGTGTTCGGGGTTCAGGTGGACCCCAGCATGCACCACCAAACAGTGGTCAAAATCACTCACAGGGGACCAGACGCATGGCGAACAGAATGCGACAACAGGCTCAAG aGTGGCTGCCTTGGCTTCCATCGTTTGACAATCAATGACAGTTTGTGCGGCATGCAGCCAATGAGGAGAGCCAGCAATCCGCACCACACGTTGTTATGCAACGGAGAAATTTATAACGGGCAGCGT ttGCGCGATGAATTCGGATTCGAGTACGAGAGCAAGTGCGACGTCGAGTGCATATTGCACCTGTACGAAAAGCACGGTGCCGACGGGACGGCGAAATATTTGGACGGCGTTTTCGCCTTTTGCCTCGTTGACACCCTGAACCGCCGGGTCATCCTGGCCAGAGACCCTTTCGGGGTGCGGCCCTTGTTCAGGATTACCGGTCCTGGAGGAGTACTTGCCGTCTGCTCAGAGGCGAagg GGTTGATTGCGATGAAAGGTGAGGAGGAGTGGCGCATGGACCCTTTTCTCCCAGGCTACTTTGAGGAGTACGAATTGAACTCTGAAGGTGGTGCTGCTTTGATAAGAAAGGAGCAGTTTTACGTCATTGGAGACAAGCCCCATTACTCATTGGCAGTGCCCGAGGAGG AGATTACGGATGATATGTACTCGAATATCAGGACTCTGTTGACCAGCGCCGTTCAAAAAAGGCTTCTGTCTGATCGAAGAATAGGCTGTCTCCTATCGGGGGGCCTGGATTCAAGTCTTGTCGCAGCTCTTCTCGTCCAAATCGCGAAAGATACAGGCTTAAAGTATCAAGTCCAa acTTTCTCTATTGGAATGGGTGATGAGAGTCCCGATTTACTAGCAGCGCGCAAAGTGGCGGCCCACATTGGGAGCGAGCACCACGAGGTCATTTTTACGGAGGAAGACGTCAGTTCTGCTCTGGACTCGGTTCTTTACCACCTTGAAACTTCTGACATCACGACAGTCCGTGCCTCAATTC CCATGTTTCTGCTGTCCAGATACATCAAAGAGAACACAGACTCGACGGTGATTTTCAGTGGAGAAGGCGCCGATGAGGTTGCCCAAGGCTACATTTATTTCAGAGACGCACCCTCCGCTGAGGAGGCGCACGAAGAGAGTCTGCGATTGCTCAACGAGCTGTACATTTACGACGTGCTCAGAAGCGACAGATCCACGGCAGCCCATAG TTTGGAGGTGCGTGTGCCTTTCCTGGACCACCAGTTCTCCAGCTACTACCTCAGTCTGCCCAAAGACCTGCGACAGCCGCAAAACGGCGTTGAAAAGTACATTTTGCGCAAGGCATTCGACGAGGCTGACCTTCTTCCCCACGACATCCTGTGGCGCCACAAGGAGGCCTTCAGTGACGGTGTAGCGTCCAAGAAGAAGCCCATATTCAAAATTCTGCAAGAGGTCGTTGAGCCGCTGGTGGCGAGTGAGGAGCTGGAGGAAGCCGCCGAACGCTTCCCCCACTGCACCCCCAAGACCAAAGAAGCCTTCTATTACAG ACGCGCGTTCGAGGAGAACTTTCCAGGCCAAGACCACTGGCTGCCTTACTTCTGGATGCCGAGGTGGAGCGAGGCCGACGACCCTTCCGCCCAGTTCATCAGCCACTATGCTGCTGAatga
- the Ipp gene encoding inositol polyphosphate 1-phosphatase isoform X1 encodes MLANMKSFLQAIINVSEKAANIARACRREVQLFRLLVQEKSNEEKNQRFVQDFKTLADVLIQETVKHELGSKFPELIGFIQGEESNVFTNTLGETIEVKIMASQEDTAELLSKVLDGDRSAADLLALEVHRDVIIDSDIPQELNDTNNLLPMDTIGIWIDPIDSTAEYIQGTECSPDSHDIYVCGLRCVTVLIGAYNRKSGEPMIGVVNQPFFLENGDSWRGTFYWGVSCEGTVRNSFSAPPSPTSTVVLSGSETDALKENLAKHFELVEAAGAGYKLLSVARGLADIYILSRGSTFRWDSCAPHAILKSLGGGVIRYCEVMEKLATVRAYKGNFEDKYGLRYHQQGRKGWCNDEGLIAYSSPQNLLKLLTCLES; translated from the exons ATGCTGGCCAACATGAAGAGCTTTCTACAGGCCATCATCAATGTGTCCGAGAAGGCGGCCAACATTGCCCGCGCGTGTCGCAGGGAAGTACAGCTCTTCAGGCTTCTCGTTCAGGAAAAGAGCAACGAGGAAAAAAACCAGCGCTTTGTGCAGGACTTCAAAACGCTGGCCGACGTTCTCATTCAGGAAACAGTCAAACATGAGCTGGGATCTAag ttCCCCGAGTTGATCGGCTTCATCCAAGGCGAGGAGTCAAATGTGTTCACCAACACGCTGGGCGAGACCATCGAAGTGAAAATAATGGCAAGCCAAGAAGACACGGCCGAACTCTTGAGCAAA GTCTTAGACGGGGACAGAAGCGCCGCTGACCTATTGGCCCTCGAAGTCCACAGAGATGTGATTATTGATTCTGATATTCCTCAAGAACTTAACGATACAAACAATTTGCTTCCCATGGACACCATAGGCATATGGATCGATCCAATcg ATTCGACAGCTGAGTATATTCAAGGCACAGAATGTTCACCTGACTCGCACGACATTTATGTTTGTGGACTCAGATGTGTTACCGTTCTCATTGGAGCCTACAATAGGAAATCTGGAGAGCCTATGATTGGGGTTGTAAACCAACCTTTCTTCCTAGAAAATGGTGATag TTGGCGGGGTACTTTTTATTGGGGTGTGAGCTGCGAGGGCACGGTTCGTAACTCGTTTAGCGCGCCTCCTTCACCAACCAGCACAGTCGTTCTAAGTGGAAGCGAAACTGATGCACTAAAAGAAAACCTGGCCAAACATTTTGAGCTAGTCGAAGCTGCAGGCGCGGGCTACAAGCTTCTAAGTGTTGCTCGGGGATTAGCTGACATTTATATTCTATCAAGAGGATCTACTTTCAG GTGGGACTCGTGCGCTCCGCACGCGATATTAAAAAGCCTGGGCGGTGGAGTGATTCGCTACTGTGAAGTGATGGAAAAACTGGCCACAGTGCGCGCGTACAAGGGAAACTTCGAGGACAAGTACGGACTGCGCTACCACCAGCAGGGACGCAAGGGCTGGTGCAACGACGAGGGCCTCATCGCCTACTCAAGCCCGCAGAATCTTCTAAAGCTTTTGACCTGCCTTGAAAGctaa
- the LOC135940035 gene encoding probable tubulin polyglutamylase ttll-15, with product MGKNQRGSESRVTEGHNPVKNTNNGNIAVVIITLLSMYMIHSMKQESTCPKEKKPLVCVWTIETHKGDLQHVYDSFERLGHQTTDDIDSDWDVFWTNVDPFSNETLDMKIRNLKPHQRVNKMPGVNLFVTQKMMLSVIGSAYIPKSFRFPQQQEEFNQYAMDNPDKLFVEKSIHHHGVSIKSVDEVGKNPEETFVQEYVSNPLLIDGRKFDIGVYVVVTSLDPLRVYALDGDVVFRFCAKPYEPFNSSILAKYVVGSDYYPVWRVQEIQQYLELSYEYKEAFDTHIRSIGREPGNIWKQINSAIQHVFVERLPNLMIPKYKMYRHIKRSFFELMRFDFLVDTDFKVHLIEVNMSPNLSSMQYSHNSILYDQILFSTLSLTGISSFFNPSFQSERRANEMMVAKRNVMVYPELCLKCADCGLSECQLCEPCLTDELLDEIKAAYRENKNQYRFKRVFPPRMTQEDAKSGISSRYDNVITTETRQMYRWFQGKCLLDASFC from the exons atgggaaaaaatcaaCGTGGCTCCGAAAG cagGGTAACTGAGGGGCATAATCCTGTAAAAAACACTAATAATGGTAACATTGCTGTTGTAATCATCACCCTCTTGTCAATGTACATGATACATTCAATGAAGCAAGAGTCAACATGCCCAAAAGAGAAGAAACCACTCGTTTGTGTTTGGACAATAGAG ACCCACAAAGGAGATTTGCAACACGTTTATGACTCGTTTGAAAGACTCGGTCATCAAACAACCGACGACATCGATTCAGACTGGGATGTTTTCTGGACAAACGTCGATCCATTCTCCAATGAAACTCTGGATATGAAAATTAGGAATCTCAAGCCTCACCAAAGAGTGAATAAAATGCCTGGagttaatttgtttgtcaCTCAGAAAATGATGTTATCGGTCATCGGCAGTGCTTATATTCCAAAATCATTTCGTTTTCCGCAGCAACAGGAAGAATTCAATCAATAc GCAATGGATAATCCTGATAAACTTTTTGTCGAAAAAAGCATACACCACCACGGCGTTTCCATAAAATCAGTTGATGAAGTTGGAAAGAATCCAGAAGAGACGTTCGTTCAGGAATACGTCTCCAACCCTTTACTCATCGACGGGCGCAAATTCGACATTGGGGTCTACGTCGTCGTCACGTCCCTCGACCCTTTGAGAGTGTATGCTCTTGACGGAGATGTCGTTTTTCG ATTTTGTGCAAAGCCGTATGAGCCATTTAACTCGTCAATTTTAGCGAAATACGTGGTTGGAAGCGATTATTACCCAGTTTGGAGAGTACAAGAAATTCAGCAGTACTTAGAGCTGTCCTACGAGTATAAAGAAGCGTTTGATACCCACATTCGCTCCATCG GAAGAGAACCAGGAAATATTTGGAAGCAGATTAACTCGGCCATTCAACACGTCTTCGTAGAGCGACTGCCGAATTTGATGAttccaaaatacaaaatgtataGGCATATCAAAAGGAGCTTTTTTGAATTGATGCGATTCGACTTCCTTGTTGACACGGATTTCAAAGTACATTTAATAGAG GTCAACATGTCACCCAATTTGTCGTCAATGCAGTACTCACATAATAGCATTCTCTATGACCAAATTCTGTTCAGCACTCTTTCGCTGACAGGAATATCTAGTTTCTTCAATCCATCATTCCAAAG CGAGCGCAGGGCAAACGAAATGATGGTAGCGAAGAGAAACGTTATGGTCTACCCTGAACTTTGCTTGAAATGCGCGGACTGTGGTTTAAGTGAATGTCAACTGTGTGAGCCTTGCTTGACGGATGAACTGCTGGACGAAATTAAAGCTGCTTacagagagaataaaaatcaatacagATTTAAAAGAGTTTTCCCTCCGAGAATG ACTCAAGAGGATGCAAAATCAGGAATTTCTTCTCGATATGATAATGTAATAACTACCGAAACTCGCCAAATGTATCGTTGGTTCCAAGGCAAGTGTCTCCTGGACGCATCTTTCTGCTAG